The genomic interval ACATAGCTATCGGCAACATCGGAAGCAGTTCGTTTGATGCCCGTGTAGAACAGCATCAGATGATTGTTGAGTTCGTGCAGGCGATCGGAGGGAAGGGTGAGGGGTCTGACGGAGATTTCCCCACTGGTCATGAAGTTGATATAGTTCAACCCACCATAGGCAGCCGAAACCTGATCCTGGGAGCCAACCGTCTCCCGCAAGCATTCCTGTTCAACATAAATGCTGTCCTGCATCAATTGCCGTTTGCTCGGCATTTGCCCTTTGAGCGCATATAAGGCGTGCAGTAACCCAACGGTAAAGGCAGAACTCGACCCCATGCCACTACGGGCGGGCAAATCACCATCATGGTGAATTTCAATGCCCCGATCGATGTTGAGAAAGCGCAAAATTTCCCGTACCGAAGGATGGGTAATCTCATCAATGGTTTTGCAAGTCTCAATTTTAGACCAGACAACCCGAATCCGGTGGTCAAAAAAGGGGGGCAGGTGGCGACAGGTGAGGTAACAGTATTTGTCGATCGTGGCAGCTAATACGGCTCCTCCATGCTTGCGGTACCAGCCGGGATAATCTGTCCCACCCCCAAAAAACGAAATCCTAAATGGAGTTCTACTAATAATCAGTGATCTCTCACTCCTTTATTTCCCCACTCCCTACTCCCTACTCTCCACTCCCTACTCCCTACTCTCCACTCCCTACTCCCCCCTTTCCTCAAACATTCTTGAACACCCCTCGTCCCAGCATCCGATAGCCTTTCAGTAGCTCTTGAATCCCCATATCCAGCGATCGCTGGGCTTCAAACCCGGCTTCCCGCAAGCGCTGGTTGGAAACGATGTAATTTCGCTTGTCTGGATCACTGCCGATCGCGGCGAAGTGGAGATAGAAGTTGGGCACGTGTTCCTTGACCGTCAATGCCAGTTCCTCCTTCGAGAGGTTTGCCGCATCCAAACCTGCATTGTAAGGGCGACCAATCATCTTGTCCCGATTCTGAATGCAGTGCAACATACACTCTGCCACATCTCGAATGTGAATGTAATTGCGCTTAAAGTCCTTCTCAAAAATAACCAGGTAGCCATCCGTGACAGCGGCATAGACAAAATGGTTAACCAGCAAATCTAGTCGCATCCGGGGCGACATGCCAAACACCGTAGCCAGCCTGAGCGTAATCGTATTGGGGCTATTCAGGAGTTCCTGTTCAGCCTGAGTCTTGGTTTGACCGTAGAGCGAGATCGGCTCCAGGGGCGTTTCTTCGGTGCAATAGAGATTGCCCGACTGGGTGCCATAGCCGCTATTGGTCGTTGGGAACAGAACCAATTGTTGGGGACTGCGCAGACGGTTAATCAACTGTACCGCGTCAAAGTTGACCGATTTTGCCAACCAGGGGTCACGCTTACAGGCGGGTGCTCCAACGATCGCGGCC from Kovacikia minuta CCNUW1 carries:
- a CDS encoding NAD-dependent epimerase/dehydratase family protein yields the protein MKEHILITGGAGYLGSVLCEHLLGAGYRVTVVDNLTYGQNSLFHFCANPNFDFVLGDVRDADLMQQVVEKVDVIIPLAAIVGAPACKRDPWLAKSVNFDAVQLINRLRSPQQLVLFPTTNSGYGTQSGNLYCTEETPLEPISLYGQTKTQAEQELLNSPNTITLRLATVFGMSPRMRLDLLVNHFVYAAVTDGYLVIFEKDFKRNYIHIRDVAECMLHCIQNRDKMIGRPYNAGLDAANLSKEELALTVKEHVPNFYLHFAAIGSDPDKRNYIVSNQRLREAGFEAQRSLDMGIQELLKGYRMLGRGVFKNV